A region of Methanomicrobium sp. W14 DNA encodes the following proteins:
- the bcp gene encoding thioredoxin-dependent thiol peroxidase, with product MPDTISLKEGKPAPDFCLFDKENKEVCLSVFKGKNVVLYFYPKDNTSACTQEAKSFSKNLETFAGLDAVVIGISPDSCESHKKFSEKNDLNIILLSDPDHRVLKEYGIWKLKKMYGREYMGVERSTFLLSKSGTISHIWRKVRVKGHTDDVMEKLKEIS from the coding sequence ATGCCTGATACCATCAGCTTAAAGGAAGGAAAGCCTGCACCTGACTTTTGTCTTTTTGACAAGGAAAACAAAGAGGTATGCCTGTCTGTATTCAAAGGAAAAAATGTTGTCCTGTATTTTTATCCAAAAGACAATACATCTGCATGTACACAGGAAGCAAAATCTTTTTCCAAAAACCTGGAGACTTTTGCTGGTCTGGATGCAGTTGTTATTGGGATAAGTCCTGATTCATGCGAAAGCCATAAAAAATTTTCAGAAAAAAATGATCTTAACATTATTCTGCTTTCAGACCCGGATCACCGGGTTTTAAAGGAGTATGGTATATGGAAACTGAAAAAGATGTACGGGCGGGAATACATGGGTGTTGAAAGGAGTACATTTTTGCTCTCTAAATCAGGCACAATCAGCCATATCTGGAGAAAAGTCAGGGTGAAAGGTCATACCGATGATGTTATGGAAAAATTAAAGGAAATTTCCTGA